The Lysobacter gummosus genome includes a region encoding these proteins:
- a CDS encoding Hcp family type VI secretion system effector produces the protein MAFDAFIQLEGVKGESADDKHKDWIEIKNYGFGASQPQSSTASSAGSLSSARVNIQNFSFTKLLDIASPKLFEYCCTGQHVPVAIIHLNRAGGDKAKYMEYKLTDVLISSVGRGGDSKGDEDVPIESVSLVFGKCEMTYTKIGIDGKAAGNASAGWDLKANKKV, from the coding sequence ATGGCATTCGATGCATTCATCCAGCTCGAGGGCGTCAAGGGCGAAAGCGCCGACGACAAGCACAAGGACTGGATCGAGATCAAGAACTACGGCTTCGGTGCATCGCAGCCGCAGTCCAGCACCGCGTCCTCCGCCGGCAGCCTCAGTTCGGCGCGCGTCAATATCCAGAATTTCTCCTTCACCAAGCTGCTGGATATCGCCAGTCCGAAGCTGTTCGAGTACTGCTGCACCGGCCAGCATGTTCCCGTCGCGATCATCCATCTCAATCGCGCCGGCGGCGACAAGGCCAAGTACATGGAATACAAGCTCACCGACGTGCTGATCAGTTCGGTCGGCCGCGGCGGCGACTCCAAGGGCGACGAAGACGTGCCGATCGAATCGGTCAGCCTGGTGTTCGGAAAGTGCGAGATGACCTACACCAAGATCGGCATTGACGGCAAAGCCGCGGGCAATGCCTCGGCCGGCTGGGACCTGAAGGCGAACAAGAAGGTCTGA
- a CDS encoding type VI secretion protein IcmF/TssM N-terminal domain-containing protein yields MNLPNPLAPVQAIFSWLSSLFSQARSLYRPVAEGAKKPWLLRLVVALLALALLIALAIAAIAIVPTLPARFWQLLGLCAVALAVLWWFISGQRRFTLQGRTRTRIGDLGPGNTDDEREPLARMAQAIAEAKRTIVRSPQMEKGRDPLYRVPWMLLLGDADADVDGLLRAGAEVSPFPPPSAGDSGEWWRWWFFKSLIAIQMHPRTVCDTASRLERGLWYQALMQLAAEREKLPLNGIVLTVSVQTLLGPADALKTTATRLRRLVDEAMEHLQVRVPVYIVVSGLERLRGYPTLRATLPAEAFAQALGHRLPQTETVSSATSGRFDQILTPILDRLHALRMTALRAQATASTRRDIFEFVESLRRCESGLALFVTLLLEDNTFQRTPPWRGLYFAGGADAAHPGGAFVADLFTRFLPADQPLAMTSLRGSAARMAVAGLGVAALLGFSGYLAYGLSAARQDDTQLLASTRTACREVEGRLGNARIEWVASCGRTIERLESAAEGTLLGFGIRRADRDIEGLKQRVTDDFANLILAPYDQMLSEDIDRGRAGFEHALAIAQRLRLLDACRSASEECLARELPDNVVFDARSRLFAPFVTPDNDTRRDRANATALFETYLGYLRWQKKKSLNDERDRLKAQLQRIMQSRSLDVGQVRAWADARGKGYALDDFWLPKDRVVGIERGTLPTVSGAFTYRTWNGVIAPFLETAQEQADVPAVQVAAFRDAYFHDYFLAWATLQSRFGEGYAFWKGHENELAARAAGINNPYTVYFGTLRSQLYALPLKRPLGLRWKEAWAQMKSSWTSAWRPAGRLVRDSFRFGEVSIEPPVWLTALRDTQVAILAPQAPMFARGYLRLQADRDGQEAYRIAADLFASRGAPERAPANEYSQLLSSVDKPGEPYAQAFGANDLAAWSIAQGPAHLLLRLTVRRAGDHLQQRWRETVIRPLASQPPAQQAQALLGPQGKLEAFIGDWLKPFLSEKERTPVSLSGVAMPLSADYRQMLTGGQPAMVSDAPFPAGTFTLDAPTHLGTLLEGAQGTTFELICNGQSVGITSRGESLTDAQMQPQWSPSTCPEARIRIALPASASQALAATDAVAAAPEDATAAPVVPAAPAPAVPPPPDPAFRLTLLYRGPDGIARLLEQFAPGAHVFSLGDFRESYSPSQWQQLAPRLQAIGFRQARVHLRIEPSEPMQRFLASRGAAPLALPQTILE; encoded by the coding sequence CTTGCAAGGCCGCACACGCACGCGCATCGGCGACCTGGGGCCCGGCAACACGGACGACGAACGCGAGCCGCTGGCGCGCATGGCGCAGGCCATCGCCGAGGCCAAGCGCACCATCGTGCGTTCGCCGCAGATGGAAAAAGGCCGCGATCCGCTGTACCGCGTGCCGTGGATGCTGCTGCTGGGCGATGCCGACGCCGATGTCGACGGCCTGTTGCGCGCCGGCGCGGAAGTGTCGCCGTTTCCGCCGCCCTCGGCCGGCGACAGCGGCGAGTGGTGGCGCTGGTGGTTCTTCAAATCGCTGATCGCGATCCAGATGCATCCGCGCACCGTCTGCGACACCGCTTCGCGGCTGGAGCGCGGACTGTGGTACCAGGCGCTGATGCAGCTCGCCGCCGAGCGCGAGAAGCTGCCGCTCAACGGCATCGTGCTGACCGTGTCGGTGCAGACCCTGCTGGGCCCGGCCGACGCGCTGAAGACCACGGCGACGCGGCTGCGGCGTCTGGTCGATGAAGCGATGGAGCATCTGCAGGTGCGCGTGCCGGTCTATATCGTGGTCAGCGGCCTGGAGCGCCTGCGAGGTTACCCGACGCTGCGCGCCACCTTGCCGGCGGAAGCCTTCGCCCAGGCGCTGGGGCACCGGCTGCCGCAGACCGAAACCGTCAGCTCGGCCACCAGCGGCCGCTTCGATCAGATCCTCACGCCGATCCTCGATCGCCTGCATGCGCTGCGCATGACCGCGTTGCGCGCGCAGGCGACCGCGTCTACGCGCCGCGACATCTTCGAATTCGTCGAATCGCTGCGCCGCTGCGAGTCGGGACTTGCCTTGTTCGTCACGCTGCTGTTGGAGGACAACACCTTCCAGCGCACGCCGCCGTGGCGCGGCCTGTATTTCGCCGGCGGCGCCGATGCCGCGCATCCAGGCGGCGCGTTCGTCGCCGATCTGTTCACGCGCTTTCTGCCCGCCGACCAGCCGCTGGCCATGACCAGCCTGCGCGGCAGCGCCGCGCGCATGGCGGTGGCCGGCCTGGGCGTGGCCGCCTTGCTGGGCTTCAGCGGCTATCTCGCCTACGGCCTGTCGGCGGCGCGGCAGGACGATACGCAGTTGCTCGCCAGCACGCGCACCGCTTGCCGCGAGGTCGAGGGCCGCCTGGGCAATGCGCGCATCGAGTGGGTGGCCAGTTGCGGACGTACCATCGAGCGCCTGGAATCCGCCGCGGAAGGCACCTTGCTGGGCTTCGGCATCCGCCGCGCCGATCGCGATATCGAGGGGTTGAAGCAGCGCGTCACGGACGATTTCGCCAATCTGATCCTCGCGCCCTACGACCAGATGCTGAGCGAGGATATCGATCGCGGACGCGCCGGATTCGAGCATGCGCTGGCGATCGCGCAGCGGTTGCGCCTGCTGGATGCCTGCCGCTCCGCGAGCGAGGAATGCCTGGCGCGCGAGTTGCCGGACAACGTCGTCTTCGACGCCCGCTCGCGCCTGTTCGCGCCGTTCGTCACGCCCGACAACGACACCCGGCGCGACCGCGCCAACGCCACCGCCCTGTTCGAAACCTATCTGGGCTATCTGCGTTGGCAAAAAAAAAAGAGCCTGAACGACGAGCGTGACCGGCTGAAGGCGCAGTTGCAGCGGATCATGCAATCGCGCTCGCTGGATGTCGGCCAGGTCCGGGCGTGGGCGGACGCCCGCGGCAAGGGCTATGCGCTGGACGATTTCTGGCTGCCGAAAGACCGCGTCGTGGGGATCGAGCGCGGCACGCTGCCGACGGTCTCGGGCGCATTCACCTACCGCACCTGGAACGGGGTGATCGCGCCGTTCCTGGAAACCGCGCAAGAACAGGCCGATGTTCCGGCCGTGCAGGTCGCCGCATTCCGCGACGCTTATTTCCACGACTACTTCCTCGCCTGGGCGACGCTGCAGTCGCGCTTCGGCGAAGGCTACGCCTTCTGGAAAGGGCACGAGAACGAGCTGGCTGCGCGCGCGGCCGGCATCAACAACCCATACACGGTGTATTTCGGCACGCTGCGCTCGCAGCTTTACGCCTTGCCGCTCAAGCGTCCGCTCGGCCTGCGCTGGAAGGAAGCCTGGGCGCAGATGAAATCGAGCTGGACCTCGGCGTGGCGGCCGGCGGGGCGATTGGTCCGCGACAGTTTTCGCTTCGGCGAGGTCTCGATCGAGCCGCCGGTGTGGCTGACCGCGTTGCGCGATACCCAGGTGGCGATCCTGGCGCCGCAGGCGCCGATGTTCGCGCGCGGCTATTTGCGCCTGCAGGCCGATCGCGACGGACAGGAGGCCTATCGCATCGCCGCCGATCTTTTCGCCAGCCGCGGCGCGCCCGAACGCGCACCGGCGAACGAGTACAGCCAGTTGTTGAGTTCGGTGGACAAACCCGGCGAGCCCTATGCGCAAGCGTTCGGCGCGAACGATCTGGCGGCCTGGTCGATCGCGCAGGGGCCGGCGCATTTGCTGCTGCGGCTCACCGTGCGCCGCGCCGGCGATCACTTGCAGCAGCGCTGGCGCGAAACCGTGATCCGGCCGCTGGCCTCGCAGCCGCCGGCGCAGCAGGCGCAGGCCTTGCTCGGCCCGCAAGGCAAGCTGGAAGCCTTCATCGGCGATTGGCTCAAGCCTTTCCTCAGCGAGAAAGAGCGCACGCCGGTCAGTCTCAGCGGCGTCGCGATGCCGCTGTCGGCCGACTATCGCCAGATGCTCACCGGTGGACAGCCTGCAATGGTGAGCGACGCGCCGTTTCCGGCGGGGACCTTCACGCTGGATGCGCCGACCCATCTGGGAACGCTGCTGGAAGGCGCGCAGGGCACGACGTTCGAGCTGATCTGCAACGGTCAGAGCGTGGGCATCACCAGTCGCGGGGAATCGCTGACCGACGCGCAGATGCAACCGCAATGGTCGCCGTCCACCTGCCCGGAAGCGCGCATCCGCATCGCGCTGCCGGCGAGCGCGAGCCAGGCGCTGGCGGCGACGGACGCGGTCGCCGCCGCGCCCGAGGACGCCACTGCCGCGCCCGTCGTGCCTGCCGCGCCTGCGCCCGCCGTGCCGCCTCCGCCGGACCCCGCCTTCCGCCTGACCTTGCTCTATCGCGGGCCCGATGGCATCGCACGCCTGCTCGAACAATTCGCGCCCGGCGCGCATGTCTTCAGTCTCGGCGATTTCCGCGAGTCCTACAGCCCTTCGCAATGGCAGCAGCTGGCGCCGCGACTGCAGGCGATCGGCTTCCGCCAGGCGCGCGTGCATCTGCGCATCGAGCCCAGCGAACCGATGCAGCGCTTCCTGGCTTCGCGCGGCGCCGCGCCGCTGGCGCTGCCGCAGACCATCCTCGAATGA
- the tssA gene encoding type VI secretion system protein TssA, with amino-acid sequence MAIDIDALLAPISAEAPCGEDAGFSDLFDRIREARRADDASLPQGEWQTQVKLADWRLALDLSVEALSRVSKDLQAAGWLGEALIARHGLDGARDGFAVIAGLIERYWDGLHPLAEGEDLEERAGKLAWFNSNAAAALQRMPLSTDAATAVTLIDWQTSRELDNLARQNAQAHQAALAEGKLGGEAFDTRIRAVADADLRAMLAGIAAAQTAYAHLKSVADTKFGRACPSLAEIETTLKRIAQVLQQAAKAKGLLDPADAAARQGEDNSAGAPPRGGEVATPLDLGGDSRASKQAALRALGDIAGYFKRTEPHSPVASLLEQAVQWADMPLNEFLAEVVRDESVLAAIRARVGLKQ; translated from the coding sequence ATGGCGATCGACATAGATGCCCTCCTGGCCCCCATCAGCGCCGAGGCACCCTGCGGCGAGGATGCCGGGTTTTCCGATCTGTTCGACCGCATCCGCGAAGCGCGCCGCGCCGACGACGCTTCCTTGCCGCAAGGCGAATGGCAGACGCAGGTCAAGCTCGCCGACTGGCGGCTCGCCCTGGACTTGTCGGTGGAAGCGCTGAGCCGGGTCAGCAAGGACCTGCAGGCCGCCGGCTGGCTCGGCGAGGCGCTGATCGCACGCCACGGCCTGGACGGCGCGCGCGACGGGTTCGCGGTGATCGCCGGTCTGATCGAGCGCTATTGGGACGGCCTGCATCCCTTGGCCGAGGGCGAGGATCTGGAAGAACGCGCCGGAAAGCTGGCCTGGTTCAACAGCAACGCCGCCGCGGCGCTGCAGCGCATGCCGTTGAGCACCGACGCGGCGACGGCGGTCACCCTGATCGATTGGCAGACCTCGCGCGAGCTCGACAATCTGGCGCGGCAGAATGCGCAGGCGCATCAGGCCGCGCTGGCCGAAGGCAAGCTGGGCGGCGAGGCCTTCGATACCCGCATTCGCGCCGTCGCCGACGCCGACCTGCGCGCCATGCTCGCCGGCATCGCCGCCGCGCAGACCGCGTATGCGCATCTAAAATCCGTGGCGGATACGAAGTTCGGCCGCGCCTGCCCGAGCCTGGCCGAGATCGAAACCACGCTCAAGCGCATCGCCCAGGTGCTGCAGCAGGCCGCGAAAGCGAAGGGGCTGCTCGATCCGGCCGATGCCGCGGCGAGGCAGGGCGAGGACAATTCCGCCGGCGCACCGCCACGTGGCGGTGAGGTGGCGACGCCGCTGGATCTGGGCGGCGACAGCCGGGCCTCGAAACAGGCCGCCCTGCGCGCGCTCGGCGACATCGCCGGTTACTTCAAGCGCACCGAACCGCATAGCCCGGTGGCTTCGCTGCTGGAACAGGCGGTGCAATGGGCCGACATGCCCTTGAACGAATTCCTCGCCGAGGTGGTGCGCGACGAAAGCGTGCTGGCGGCGATCCGGGCGCGGGTGGGGCTGAAACAGTGA
- the tssB gene encoding type VI secretion system contractile sheath small subunit — protein MAKKESTQHKLDRVRAPRVQLTYDVEVGDAIEKKELPFVAGVIGDFTGKSEEPLPKLKDRKFVNIDKDNFNDVLKGMKPRVAGQVDNKLANDGSKLAVDLTFANLADFEPEQVIGQIEPLRKLLEARQKLADLRNKAAGNDKFEDLLNEVLLNTDKITQLGKEVGPKSE, from the coding sequence ATGGCCAAGAAGGAAAGCACGCAGCACAAGCTCGATCGCGTCCGCGCCCCGCGCGTGCAGCTGACCTACGACGTGGAAGTCGGCGACGCCATCGAGAAGAAGGAACTGCCCTTCGTCGCCGGCGTGATCGGCGACTTCACCGGCAAGAGCGAGGAGCCGCTGCCGAAGTTGAAGGACCGCAAGTTCGTCAACATCGACAAGGACAACTTCAACGACGTCCTCAAGGGGATGAAGCCGCGCGTGGCGGGGCAGGTCGATAACAAGCTGGCCAACGACGGCTCCAAGCTCGCGGTCGATCTCACCTTCGCGAATCTGGCCGATTTCGAGCCCGAGCAGGTCATCGGCCAGATCGAGCCGCTGCGCAAGTTGCTGGAGGCGCGGCAGAAGCTCGCCGATCTGCGCAACAAGGCCGCCGGCAACGACAAGTTCGAGGATCTGTTGAACGAGGTCCTGCTCAACACCGACAAGATCACCCAGCTCGGGAAGGAAGTCGGGCCGAAGTCCGAGTAA
- the tssC gene encoding type VI secretion system contractile sheath large subunit, giving the protein MANTESQAAPAAAVEAAEGGLLEQILTQTKIAKTDTERARARDLMAELVAQVTDGALVVSKDAITALDARIAEIDRLLSEQLSAVMHMEDFQRMEGSWRGLKYMVDNSETSTTLKIKVFNCTKKELVKDFKNASDFDQSSLFKKVYEEEYGTFGGAPFATLIGDYEFGRQPEDMYLVEEISHVAAAAHAPFLSAASAQLLGFESFTELSGPRDLAKIFDTVEYAKWKSFRGSEDSRYVGLTMPHVLGRLPYGPDTSPVEAFNFTETVTGKEHERYLWMNAAYALGSKITDAFAKYGWTAAIRGVEGGGLVEGMPTHTFSTDDGEVALKCPTEIAITDRREKELADLGLIPLVHCKNTDYAAFFSTQSVQKSKEYNTDAANANARLSAQLQYIFAVSRVAHYLKAMMRDKIGSFASKSSVEMFLNNWIAQYVLLDDNASQERKAQFPLREARIEVTEIPGKPGAYKSVAFLRPHYQLDELSVSLRLVAELPKSAR; this is encoded by the coding sequence ATGGCCAATACCGAATCCCAGGCGGCCCCGGCCGCCGCAGTCGAAGCCGCCGAGGGCGGACTGCTCGAACAGATCCTGACCCAGACCAAGATCGCCAAGACCGATACCGAACGCGCCCGCGCGCGCGATCTGATGGCCGAACTGGTCGCTCAAGTCACCGACGGCGCCCTGGTGGTGTCCAAGGACGCGATCACCGCGCTCGACGCGCGTATCGCCGAGATCGACCGATTGCTGTCGGAGCAGTTGTCCGCGGTCATGCACATGGAGGATTTCCAGCGCATGGAAGGCAGCTGGCGCGGCCTGAAGTACATGGTAGACAACAGCGAAACCAGCACCACGCTGAAGATCAAGGTGTTCAACTGCACCAAGAAGGAGCTGGTCAAGGATTTCAAGAACGCCTCCGACTTCGACCAGTCTTCGCTGTTCAAGAAGGTCTACGAAGAGGAATACGGCACCTTCGGCGGCGCCCCGTTCGCCACGCTGATCGGCGACTACGAGTTCGGCCGCCAGCCCGAAGACATGTACCTGGTCGAGGAGATCTCGCATGTCGCCGCCGCGGCGCACGCGCCGTTCCTGTCGGCGGCCTCGGCGCAGTTGCTCGGATTCGAGAGCTTCACCGAGCTGTCGGGCCCGCGCGATCTGGCGAAGATCTTCGACACGGTGGAATACGCCAAGTGGAAGAGCTTCCGCGGCTCGGAGGATTCGCGCTACGTGGGCCTGACCATGCCGCACGTGCTCGGCCGCCTGCCGTATGGGCCCGACACCTCGCCGGTGGAAGCGTTCAACTTCACCGAGACGGTCACCGGCAAGGAGCACGAGCGCTATCTGTGGATGAACGCCGCCTACGCGCTGGGCAGCAAGATCACCGATGCCTTCGCCAAGTACGGCTGGACCGCGGCGATTCGCGGCGTGGAAGGCGGCGGCCTGGTCGAAGGGATGCCCACGCACACCTTCAGCACCGACGACGGCGAGGTGGCGCTCAAGTGCCCGACCGAGATCGCCATCACCGACCGCCGCGAGAAGGAACTCGCCGACCTCGGCCTGATCCCGCTGGTGCATTGCAAGAACACCGACTACGCCGCGTTCTTCTCCACCCAGTCGGTGCAGAAGTCGAAGGAGTACAACACCGATGCGGCCAACGCCAACGCGCGCCTGTCGGCGCAGCTGCAGTACATCTTCGCGGTCAGCCGCGTCGCCCATTACCTCAAGGCGATGATGCGCGACAAGATCGGCAGCTTCGCCTCCAAGTCCAGCGTCGAGATGTTCCTCAACAACTGGATCGCGCAGTACGTCCTGCTGGACGACAACGCGTCGCAGGAGCGCAAGGCGCAGTTCCCCTTGCGCGAAGCGCGCATCGAGGTCACCGAAATACCGGGCAAGCCCGGCGCGTACAAATCCGTGGCGTTCCTGCGCCCGCACTACCAGCTCGACGAACTCAGCGTCTCGCTCCGCCTGGTGGCGGAGTTGCCGAAGTCGGCACGCTGA
- a CDS encoding ATP-binding response regulator, with protein sequence MNTNVHNPAMPDRRRRPYDLPLVARLSLLAIVPATLIAILLAVLLNDNQRREVERVTSASAEVVAENFAAAASTAMKQGDRAALARIAKPLASNTDLVRVQFLSRDGEILAEALGPTAASQSRYVEVSRKIRSNTASAPSPGWVRVQFGLRRMDDIRTRQAQATAAVLAVCLVIAGVIGWRVARRVSAPVLELAEAVDKLGRGGRSVRVPVTRGGEIGHLQQGFNAASVALTEAWEELEARIAAATSELAHKNAKLEAASQARAHFLAAASHDLRQPLYALTLFSSALKVGETDPARLTRASHIQECVATLDGLFSELLDLSRLESGAMQPAFSEFALDPLLEDVNRTFRMIAEKRELRLVLRKTDAWVHTDRIMLARVINNLVSNALRYTERGGVLVGVRRAGDTHVRIEVWDTGPGIAPEHQTRVFEEFFQVEQARADAEYREHGLGLGLATVHRLMHLLGGEVVLRSRPGSGSVFSVTIPRAGAEASTRISEHPTEAPLDVSGLRVLVIDDERAILEGMRVLMHSWNCDMRAAEDAEQAVAALRDWGPPDIVLSDLKLARGRTGLEALQRLDAHYGVDAGAVRPFARLLITGETKGERLHEATAARIPVLHKPVPPERLREAMMAAILTKQA encoded by the coding sequence ATGAATACCAATGTCCACAATCCGGCCATGCCCGACCGTCGCAGACGGCCGTACGACCTGCCGCTGGTCGCGCGGCTGAGCCTGCTGGCGATCGTTCCGGCCACCTTGATCGCGATCTTGCTGGCGGTGTTGCTGAACGACAATCAGCGCCGCGAAGTCGAGCGGGTCACTTCGGCCTCGGCCGAAGTGGTGGCGGAAAATTTCGCCGCCGCCGCCTCAACGGCGATGAAGCAAGGCGACCGCGCGGCATTGGCGCGCATCGCCAAGCCGCTGGCGAGCAATACCGATCTGGTGCGCGTGCAATTTCTCTCGCGCGACGGCGAAATCCTGGCCGAGGCGCTCGGCCCGACCGCCGCTTCGCAATCGCGCTACGTCGAAGTCTCGCGCAAGATCCGCTCCAACACCGCGTCGGCGCCCTCCCCTGGCTGGGTGCGGGTGCAGTTCGGCTTGCGCCGCATGGACGACATCCGCACGCGCCAGGCGCAGGCGACCGCGGCGGTGCTGGCGGTGTGCCTGGTGATCGCCGGCGTGATCGGATGGCGAGTGGCCCGGCGAGTCAGCGCGCCGGTGCTGGAACTGGCCGAAGCGGTGGACAAGCTCGGACGCGGCGGGCGCAGCGTGCGCGTCCCGGTCACCCGCGGCGGCGAAATCGGCCATCTGCAGCAAGGCTTCAATGCCGCCTCCGTCGCCCTCACCGAGGCCTGGGAAGAACTCGAAGCGCGAATCGCCGCGGCCACCTCCGAACTGGCGCACAAGAACGCAAAACTGGAAGCCGCCAGCCAGGCGCGCGCGCATTTCCTCGCCGCCGCCAGCCACGACCTGCGCCAGCCGCTGTACGCCCTGACCCTGTTTTCCTCCGCGCTCAAGGTCGGCGAAACCGATCCGGCCCGGCTCACCCGGGCCAGTCACATTCAGGAATGCGTGGCCACGCTCGACGGCCTGTTCTCGGAACTGCTGGACCTTTCGCGGCTGGAAAGCGGCGCGATGCAACCGGCGTTCAGCGAGTTCGCCCTCGACCCCTTGCTGGAAGACGTGAACCGCACCTTCCGCATGATCGCGGAGAAACGCGAACTGCGGCTGGTCCTGCGCAAGACCGACGCCTGGGTGCATACCGACCGCATCATGCTCGCGCGCGTCATCAACAATCTGGTCAGCAACGCTCTGCGCTACACCGAGCGCGGCGGCGTGCTGGTCGGCGTGCGCCGCGCCGGCGATACGCATGTGCGCATCGAAGTGTGGGACACCGGGCCGGGCATCGCGCCGGAGCACCAGACACGCGTGTTCGAGGAGTTCTTCCAGGTCGAGCAGGCGCGCGCCGACGCGGAGTACCGCGAGCACGGCCTCGGCCTGGGCCTGGCCACCGTGCACCGGTTGATGCATCTGTTGGGCGGCGAAGTCGTGCTGCGCTCTCGTCCGGGCAGCGGCAGCGTGTTCAGCGTGACCATCCCGCGCGCCGGCGCGGAAGCCAGCACCCGCATCAGCGAGCACCCGACCGAAGCGCCGCTGGACGTCAGCGGCCTGCGCGTGCTGGTGATCGACGACGAGCGCGCCATCCTGGAGGGCATGCGCGTGCTGATGCACAGCTGGAACTGCGATATGCGCGCGGCCGAGGACGCCGAGCAGGCGGTGGCCGCGCTGCGCGACTGGGGCCCGCCCGACATCGTGCTGTCGGATCTCAAGCTCGCCCGCGGCCGCACCGGCCTGGAGGCGCTGCAGCGGCTCGACGCGCACTACGGCGTGGACGCCGGCGCGGTGCGCCCGTTCGCGCGTCTGCTGATCACCGGGGAAACCAAGGGCGAGCGCCTGCACGAGGCGACCGCGGCGCGCATCCCGGTCCTGCACAAGCCGGTGCCGCCGGAGCGGCTGCGCGAGGCGATGATGGCGGCGATCCTGACCAAGCAAGCCTGA
- a CDS encoding DUF4123 domain-containing protein: protein MNAGALEDVLHERLFTGTGDVYAVLDGRKIPGLPERLHATGAEFWCLLAEGLDPVLAECAPYLVRLHCEGSAVAAALRAVWERGSGIVLCTCAGSDGRALRVHLRAWLRIPGADGRTQFFRFYDPRVLRAILPSLSAERRAQFLAPLGCVYVSGPTPGSLIGFSRDACADGCALGAAGKSEARCLPDLRVAKLA from the coding sequence ATGAACGCGGGCGCGCTCGAGGATGTGCTGCACGAACGCTTGTTCACCGGCACCGGCGATGTCTACGCCGTGCTCGATGGGCGCAAGATTCCGGGACTGCCCGAGCGTCTGCACGCCACCGGCGCGGAGTTCTGGTGTCTGCTGGCCGAAGGCCTGGACCCGGTCCTGGCCGAATGTGCGCCGTATCTGGTGCGGTTGCATTGCGAGGGCTCGGCCGTCGCCGCGGCGCTGCGCGCGGTGTGGGAACGCGGCAGCGGCATCGTGCTGTGCACCTGCGCCGGCAGCGACGGCCGCGCGTTGCGCGTGCATCTGCGCGCCTGGTTGCGGATTCCCGGAGCCGACGGTCGCACGCAATTCTTCCGTTTCTACGATCCGCGCGTGCTGCGCGCGATCTTGCCGAGCCTGTCCGCCGAGCGGCGCGCGCAATTCCTGGCGCCGCTGGGATGCGTGTACGTCTCGGGCCCGACGCCGGGCAGTCTGATCGGGTTCAGTCGCGATGCCTGTGCGGACGGCTGCGCGCTCGGCGCAGCGGGCAAGAGCGAGGCCCGCTGCTTGCCCGATCTGCGCGTGGCGAAGCTGGCCTGA
- the tssE gene encoding type VI secretion system baseplate subunit TssE — MQSLLDRLDQRSQPGDRRDVYAIRAAISRDLESLLNTRSEGARLIPDAFEECRRSSLTYGIPDFSSYSLLNVHDRDRIRRALEQAVALHEPRLTRIRISLEPQRAFERTLRFRIDALMELGPEREKVQFDAVLQLNTQVYQVR, encoded by the coding sequence ATGCAAAGCCTGCTCGATCGGCTCGACCAGCGCAGCCAGCCCGGCGACCGTCGCGACGTCTACGCGATCAGGGCGGCGATTTCGCGCGACCTGGAAAGCCTGCTCAATACGCGCTCGGAAGGCGCGCGGCTGATCCCGGATGCGTTCGAGGAATGCCGCAGGTCTTCGCTGACCTACGGCATTCCGGATTTCTCCTCCTACAGCCTGCTCAACGTGCACGACCGCGACCGCATCCGCCGCGCCCTGGAGCAGGCGGTCGCGCTGCACGAGCCGCGCCTGACCCGGATCAGGATCTCGCTGGAACCGCAGCGTGCCTTCGAGCGCACCTTGCGGTTCCGCATCGACGCGCTGATGGAGCTGGGACCGGAGCGCGAAAAGGTGCAGTTCGACGCGGTGTTGCAACTCAACACCCAGGTCTACCAGGTGCGCTGA